From a region of the Stenotrophomonas sp. BIO128-Bstrain genome:
- a CDS encoding ESPR-type extended signal peptide-containing protein: MNRIYRKVWNKALGQMVVASELASSQSSGVVIDQRRTSGGRNTALLCAAIALTLGVGMAGGAQTARAQSVEVGGNANCVVLNSTVIDSCVVDGNATASGTNAVAIGSNSTASGANSVALGAGSKTNRANTVSVGDAGKERQVTNVAAGTAATDAVNKAQLDKVAVAAEGATRYFKADGDGNDADAAKIDGEGALAAGASANADGDGATALGHSSQAIGNATTAVGSEALAVGLGASSFGQGSLAFGDASIALGQSAAAFGLGDVALGASAVAASENGAATAIGGLAEASADGATAIGGGALAIGPGSTSLGRGAASAGEASVAVGAFSVAVADFSATLGANSAAVAVGSVALGAGSYADRVDTVSVGNAQSGLRRQITNLADGTDDSDAVNKAQLDAVGAVAANTDKYFQATGSSDSDAGAFAAGDNATAIGEASNALADGATALGSGATVTAQNATAVGYNASATGQNSAAFGTNAQANGPGSVAVGGAAVDADGNPLITNGGVPVDTGATSAGVGGTAVGASAEASGFAASSYGVGAYAAGAQASAFGAVANATGDYSTAVGTQSVATGNSSTAIGGPADLLPGLGFFVQTQASGEAATAVGAGAIASGDYAVANGTLSEASGTEATAVGYFAYAPGEGATALGAETWASGELSTAVGFYSTARGANSVALGANSTATRDNTVSIGDVGNERQITHVAAGSEATDAVNKAQLDAVASSASATSAQFKANGAAGGAVGAYAQGEDALAAGEASNALGAGATAVGGGATAVGDDTVALGRNSSATGNGSVAIGGLGQAYDEYNQPLVDEQGNAILIGATAAPDSVAVGAGAQATGTTSNAFGSGAQATGSNSLASGYKARATGDYSVAQGDNAFASGEETTATGAYAWATADGATAFGSSAWATEANATAVGQSAWASGTGSTSIGYNSWARGSSSTALGRGAFGYGDNSVAVGFQALGNSINTIAIGTNVVAGGESAIGIGAGSNASASNSVALGAGAVADRAYTVSVGNDGRQRQITQVAAGTEGSDAVNLDQLSAATDQFQASGDGVAVAGGEESVAAGANAATDGDYATAVGSSSFAAGTGAAAIGSGAFALADNASAVGFNAVASGANASATGANAQATAEYATASGAESLASGEQSTATGAASVASGAGSLAGGALSDAAGEESVALGYFSSASGDGATAVGAESVVSGTLSAGYGFASEATANYTTAIGGYAVASAFNATALGSFAQATGSNSVALGGDAEASGAYSTATGQGSLASGINSVAVGGALFGLLPTEASGNYSTAVGGGAWSPGVNSTALGNAATSTGANSVALGADSIADRDDSVSVGSADAQRQITHVAAGTDGTDAVNVNQLNAVADAAATTSKFFQASGSADSDAGAYVEGDNALAAGEAANAIGNGATALGSGSTVIANESTALGFNATVTGDNAVAIGSNASSSAAGAVAIGDLSAASGAASVAIGGGSLSQGFGAVAIGAGSEAAGLAATAVGYGAWALGRESTAIGNFATADGWQASAFGANASAAFFGTALGSNAQAGEVATAVGQGTRADIAGAAFGVQANAGQYGVAVGNNAATAEDGVAVGFNALAGADAGSVTQGIQTTAIGSEAWATEDGATVVGYNSYAQALNSTVVGSNTWTTKDADNSVALGAGSLADRANAVSVGAAEAWTDAAGVVHAAIDRQITNVGAGTEDTDAVNLAQLKEVAATAEATSKYFQASGSDDSDAGAYVEGDNALAAGEAANAIGNGASALGSGATAIADNATAVGFNALASADGAAALGSDAQATGEDSVAIGNGASASEIGASATGAGAQAGGAYATATGSQSTAAGQQATANGFRANASEAGASAFGSYSEATGQLSSALGYGAVASNAYAVAVGAASTASGAGAVAVGEYSEATGDESVAIGGTTFFGLLPSRASGTGASAFGAGAWATDDYATAIGWNSWADAGNATALGASASAEGVNSVALGAGSTADRDNSVSVGTATAQRQITNVAAGTEGTDAVNVDQLSAVADVAETTSRFFQASGSGNGDDVGSFVDGAYATAAGEAANAFGTGASAYGSGALASGRNASASGFNASATADSATAIGGALYYEDENGNVLLDKATSASAVGATALGAGAQADGSFSTATGAGATAAGLQSSAFGYSAEAGSDYSTAVGTFSAASGARTTALGYGAEASGDYASALGWGSAASGSYANAIGYASQASGDNSVAAGSNAWATAARTTAVGQLAWATSQGSTAIGQDSYAYSGINATALGTSSSASGAGSVALGAGARTSEANVVSVGGGNGTTGPATRRITNVGDAVNASDAVTKSQLDSVATTADAVGKHFQASGSGVATASGSDALAAGSGATASATRSSALGTAAVASATGATAVGADASARGANSTVIGRQASTNATNGVAIGNGAFASNGANSIAIGSAAGVSGANAVALGAGSRAVEANVVSVGGGNGTDGPATRRIVNVGAGRIAAGSTDAVTGGQLNTTNQRVGAVETQVGDIDTRIGSVENVTANALTYDDSSRDTLTLSGLQGTTLDNVGSGSIASGSRQAINGGQLFQSLTDVATFLGGGASVGMQGVFVAPNYVIQGATYSNVGDALGALDRKVSDLDQRVAGGSSGSARARTASLATASVAADTSAVQEASVISAASETVVANVQGAPTAASVGSSQPINAPAAAPAAVNAVAMGDGAVASGASATAIGQGATASAANSVALGQGSVADRADTVSVGSVGNERQVANVAAGTQATDAVNKGQLDGGIATANSYTDQRFTSMADSFDIYKGEIDQRLRHQDRRIDRQGAMSAAMLNMATSAAGVRTQNRVGVGVGFQGGESALSLGYQRALSERATVTLGGAFSSDDSSVGVGAGFGW; the protein is encoded by the coding sequence ATGAATCGGATTTATCGCAAGGTCTGGAACAAAGCACTGGGGCAGATGGTCGTCGCCTCGGAATTGGCCAGCAGCCAGTCCTCGGGTGTCGTCATCGATCAGCGCCGAACCTCTGGCGGACGCAACACCGCACTGCTCTGCGCCGCCATCGCGTTGACGCTGGGAGTGGGCATGGCAGGCGGCGCGCAGACAGCGCGTGCGCAGTCGGTGGAGGTGGGTGGGAACGCGAACTGCGTGGTTCTGAACAGCACGGTCATCGACAGCTGTGTCGTTGATGGCAATGCCACCGCCTCGGGCACCAATGCGGTGGCGATCGGCAGCAACAGCACGGCCTCCGGGGCGAACAGCGTGGCGCTGGGCGCCGGCTCGAAGACCAACCGCGCCAACACGGTATCGGTGGGTGATGCGGGCAAGGAACGGCAGGTTACCAACGTGGCCGCCGGCACCGCCGCCACGGATGCGGTGAACAAGGCACAGCTGGACAAGGTTGCAGTGGCAGCCGAAGGCGCGACCCGCTATTTCAAGGCCGACGGTGACGGCAACGATGCCGACGCGGCGAAGATCGATGGCGAAGGTGCGCTGGCCGCAGGGGCGAGCGCCAACGCGGACGGTGACGGCGCAACGGCGCTGGGCCACAGCAGCCAGGCCATCGGCAATGCGACCACTGCAGTGGGCAGCGAAGCACTCGCGGTCGGCCTCGGGGCGAGCTCGTTCGGCCAGGGCAGCCTGGCCTTCGGTGATGCGAGCATCGCACTCGGCCAGAGCGCTGCGGCGTTCGGTCTGGGCGATGTCGCGCTCGGTGCATCGGCAGTGGCGGCCAGTGAAAACGGCGCGGCCACCGCGATTGGCGGTCTTGCCGAAGCCAGCGCCGATGGCGCGACCGCGATTGGTGGCGGCGCACTGGCCATCGGCCCTGGCAGCACCTCGCTGGGCCGCGGCGCGGCCAGTGCCGGCGAAGCGTCGGTGGCGGTCGGTGCGTTCAGCGTCGCGGTCGCCGATTTCAGTGCGACGCTGGGTGCGAATTCCGCTGCGGTTGCGGTAGGCAGCGTGGCGCTCGGCGCCGGCTCGTACGCCGATCGCGTCGACACGGTGTCGGTCGGCAATGCGCAGAGCGGCCTGCGCCGCCAGATCACCAATCTCGCCGACGGCACCGATGACAGCGATGCGGTGAACAAGGCGCAGCTCGATGCCGTCGGCGCCGTCGCCGCCAACACGGACAAGTACTTCCAGGCCACCGGCAGCAGCGACAGCGATGCCGGTGCCTTCGCGGCAGGCGACAACGCTACGGCGATCGGTGAAGCATCCAACGCGCTGGCCGACGGTGCGACCGCGCTCGGCAGCGGCGCCACGGTGACCGCGCAGAACGCAACGGCGGTCGGTTACAACGCCAGCGCCACCGGCCAGAACAGCGCGGCCTTCGGCACCAATGCGCAGGCCAATGGCCCGGGCAGCGTGGCGGTCGGCGGTGCTGCGGTGGATGCCGATGGCAATCCGCTGATCACCAATGGCGGCGTACCGGTCGATACTGGCGCGACCAGCGCCGGCGTGGGTGGCACGGCGGTCGGTGCAAGTGCGGAAGCCTCCGGGTTCGCTGCGTCGTCCTACGGCGTCGGCGCGTACGCGGCCGGTGCACAGGCGTCGGCCTTCGGCGCGGTGGCCAACGCCACCGGCGACTATTCCACTGCGGTCGGGACGCAGAGTGTGGCGACCGGCAACAGCAGCACGGCCATCGGTGGCCCGGCGGATCTGCTGCCGGGGCTGGGCTTCTTCGTGCAGACCCAGGCCAGCGGCGAAGCCGCCACGGCCGTCGGCGCAGGTGCGATCGCCAGCGGCGATTACGCCGTGGCCAACGGCACCCTGAGCGAAGCCTCGGGTACTGAAGCCACCGCCGTGGGCTACTTCGCCTATGCCCCGGGTGAGGGCGCCACTGCACTCGGCGCGGAGACCTGGGCCAGCGGGGAACTGAGCACGGCGGTCGGTTTCTACAGCACCGCGCGCGGCGCCAACAGCGTCGCGCTCGGCGCCAACTCCACTGCCACCCGTGACAACACCGTCTCTATCGGCGACGTTGGCAATGAGCGGCAGATCACCCATGTCGCTGCAGGCAGCGAAGCGACCGATGCGGTCAACAAGGCCCAGCTCGATGCAGTGGCCAGTTCGGCCTCGGCGACATCGGCGCAGTTCAAGGCGAACGGTGCGGCCGGCGGTGCGGTCGGTGCTTACGCGCAGGGTGAGGATGCGCTGGCGGCCGGTGAGGCCAGCAACGCATTGGGGGCCGGTGCAACGGCAGTGGGTGGCGGCGCGACCGCCGTCGGCGATGACACCGTCGCGCTGGGCCGTAACAGCAGCGCCACCGGCAATGGCAGTGTCGCCATCGGTGGGCTGGGCCAGGCCTATGACGAGTACAACCAGCCGCTGGTCGATGAGCAGGGCAATGCGATCCTGATCGGTGCGACCGCGGCGCCGGACAGCGTGGCGGTCGGTGCCGGTGCTCAAGCTACCGGCACCACCAGCAACGCCTTCGGCAGCGGCGCGCAGGCCACCGGCAGCAACAGCCTGGCCAGCGGCTACAAGGCCCGCGCGACCGGCGATTACAGCGTGGCGCAGGGCGACAATGCCTTCGCCAGTGGCGAAGAAACCACGGCCACCGGTGCCTATGCATGGGCCACTGCCGATGGCGCCACCGCCTTCGGTTCCAGTGCATGGGCGACCGAAGCCAACGCGACCGCAGTCGGCCAGTCGGCCTGGGCCAGCGGCACCGGATCGACCTCGATCGGCTACAACAGCTGGGCGCGCGGCAGCAGTTCCACCGCGCTCGGCCGTGGTGCCTTCGGCTACGGCGACAACAGCGTAGCCGTAGGATTCCAGGCCCTGGGCAACAGCATCAACACCATCGCCATCGGCACCAATGTGGTGGCCGGCGGTGAAAGCGCGATCGGTATCGGCGCCGGCAGCAATGCCAGTGCGTCCAACAGCGTGGCGCTCGGCGCGGGTGCGGTCGCTGATCGTGCCTACACCGTCTCGGTCGGCAACGATGGCCGGCAGCGCCAGATCACCCAGGTCGCCGCCGGTACCGAAGGCAGTGATGCGGTCAATCTCGATCAGCTGAGCGCAGCCACCGATCAGTTCCAGGCCAGCGGTGATGGTGTTGCCGTCGCCGGTGGCGAGGAGAGTGTGGCCGCCGGTGCAAACGCGGCGACCGATGGCGATTACGCCACCGCAGTCGGTTCGAGCAGCTTCGCAGCCGGCACCGGTGCAGCGGCGATCGGCAGCGGCGCGTTTGCGCTGGCGGACAACGCTAGTGCCGTCGGCTTCAACGCCGTCGCCAGCGGTGCCAACGCAAGCGCAACCGGTGCCAACGCACAGGCGACCGCCGAATACGCAACAGCCAGCGGTGCCGAAAGCCTGGCCTCGGGTGAGCAGAGCACCGCGACCGGTGCGGCCAGCGTCGCCTCCGGCGCCGGCAGCCTGGCCGGTGGCGCGCTGTCCGACGCGGCCGGTGAAGAATCCGTGGCGTTGGGCTACTTCAGCAGCGCCAGTGGCGACGGCGCGACCGCGGTAGGTGCCGAAAGCGTGGTCAGTGGCACGCTGTCGGCCGGTTATGGCTTCGCCTCCGAAGCCACCGCCAACTACACCACCGCGATCGGCGGGTATGCCGTGGCCTCGGCTTTCAACGCCACCGCGCTGGGCAGCTTCGCGCAGGCGACCGGCTCCAACAGCGTGGCCCTCGGTGGTGATGCTGAAGCCTCCGGAGCCTACAGCACCGCCACCGGCCAGGGCAGCCTGGCCAGTGGCATCAACAGCGTGGCCGTCGGTGGTGCGCTGTTCGGCCTGCTGCCTACCGAAGCGTCGGGCAATTACTCCACGGCTGTCGGTGGTGGAGCATGGTCGCCCGGCGTGAACAGCACCGCGCTCGGCAACGCAGCAACCTCCACCGGGGCCAACAGCGTTGCGCTGGGCGCGGACTCGATCGCCGACCGCGATGACAGCGTCTCCGTCGGCAGCGCCGATGCGCAGCGCCAGATCACCCACGTCGCCGCCGGTACCGACGGCACCGATGCGGTGAACGTGAACCAGTTGAATGCGGTGGCCGATGCGGCCGCCACCACTAGCAAGTTCTTCCAGGCCAGTGGCAGTGCCGACAGCGATGCCGGTGCCTACGTGGAAGGCGACAACGCGCTGGCTGCCGGTGAGGCCGCCAATGCCATCGGCAACGGCGCCACCGCGCTGGGCAGTGGCAGCACCGTGATCGCCAATGAATCCACCGCCCTGGGCTTCAATGCCACGGTCACCGGGGACAACGCCGTGGCGATCGGCAGCAACGCCAGCAGCAGTGCTGCCGGGGCAGTCGCCATCGGCGATCTGAGCGCGGCGTCCGGTGCGGCGTCCGTCGCCATCGGCGGTGGTTCGCTGTCGCAGGGCTTCGGTGCGGTCGCGATCGGCGCTGGCTCGGAGGCGGCAGGCCTGGCCGCGACGGCGGTCGGGTACGGTGCGTGGGCGCTGGGCCGCGAGTCCACCGCGATCGGCAACTTCGCCACCGCCGACGGCTGGCAGGCCAGCGCGTTCGGCGCCAATGCCAGTGCCGCCTTCTTCGGCACCGCGCTGGGCAGCAATGCGCAGGCGGGCGAGGTCGCCACGGCGGTCGGCCAGGGCACGCGTGCGGACATCGCCGGCGCCGCCTTCGGCGTGCAGGCCAACGCCGGCCAGTATGGTGTGGCGGTCGGCAACAACGCCGCCACCGCCGAGGACGGCGTGGCCGTAGGCTTCAACGCGTTGGCCGGTGCGGATGCGGGCAGCGTCACCCAGGGCATCCAGACCACGGCCATCGGCAGCGAAGCCTGGGCAACCGAAGACGGTGCCACCGTGGTGGGCTACAACAGCTACGCGCAGGCGCTGAACTCCACCGTGGTCGGCAGCAACACGTGGACCACCAAGGACGCCGACAACAGCGTCGCGCTCGGTGCCGGTTCGCTGGCCGACCGTGCCAACGCCGTGTCGGTCGGCGCCGCAGAAGCCTGGACAGACGCCGCGGGCGTGGTGCATGCGGCCATCGACCGGCAGATCACCAATGTCGGTGCCGGTACCGAAGACACCGATGCGGTCAACCTTGCGCAGTTGAAGGAGGTGGCGGCCACCGCCGAAGCCACCAGCAAGTACTTCCAGGCCAGCGGCAGCGACGACAGCGACGCCGGTGCCTACGTGGAAGGCGACAATGCGCTGGCTGCCGGTGAGGCCGCCAACGCCATCGGCAACGGCGCCAGCGCACTCGGCAGCGGCGCCACCGCCATCGCGGACAACGCCACGGCCGTCGGTTTCAATGCCCTGGCCAGCGCTGACGGCGCCGCGGCCCTGGGCAGTGACGCGCAGGCGACCGGCGAAGACAGCGTGGCGATCGGCAACGGCGCCAGTGCCAGCGAGATCGGTGCGAGCGCCACCGGCGCCGGTGCACAGGCCGGTGGTGCATACGCCACAGCGACCGGCAGCCAGTCCACGGCGGCCGGCCAGCAGGCCACCGCCAATGGCTTCCGCGCCAATGCCTCCGAAGCCGGTGCATCGGCCTTCGGCAGTTACAGCGAAGCGACCGGCCAGCTCTCGTCCGCGCTGGGCTACGGGGCGGTCGCCTCCAACGCCTACGCCGTGGCGGTGGGTGCGGCCTCGACGGCCTCCGGCGCTGGTGCGGTGGCGGTGGGTGAGTACTCCGAAGCCACCGGCGATGAGAGCGTGGCGATCGGTGGCACGACCTTCTTCGGTCTGCTGCCGTCGCGCGCATCGGGTACCGGTGCCTCGGCCTTCGGTGCGGGCGCGTGGGCAACCGATGATTACGCCACGGCGATCGGCTGGAACTCGTGGGCCGATGCGGGCAATGCCACGGCACTGGGTGCCAGTGCCAGCGCGGAAGGCGTGAACAGTGTTGCGCTCGGCGCCGGTTCCACCGCGGATCGCGACAACTCGGTCTCGGTCGGCACCGCCACCGCGCAGCGGCAGATCACCAACGTCGCCGCTGGTACGGAAGGCACCGACGCGGTGAACGTCGATCAGCTCAGTGCGGTCGCCGATGTGGCCGAAACCACCAGCCGGTTCTTCCAGGCCTCGGGCAGCGGCAACGGCGATGACGTCGGCAGCTTCGTCGACGGGGCGTATGCCACTGCGGCGGGTGAGGCGGCCAATGCGTTCGGTACCGGGGCCTCGGCCTACGGCAGCGGCGCGCTGGCGTCGGGGCGCAATGCCTCTGCGTCGGGCTTCAACGCCTCGGCCACGGCCGACTCGGCGACCGCCATCGGTGGTGCGTTGTATTACGAAGATGAGAACGGCAACGTGTTGCTCGACAAGGCCACCAGCGCCAGCGCCGTCGGTGCCACCGCGCTCGGTGCGGGGGCGCAGGCCGACGGAAGCTTCAGCACCGCGACCGGTGCCGGTGCCACGGCGGCCGGGTTGCAGTCCTCGGCCTTCGGCTACAGCGCCGAAGCCGGCAGTGACTACAGCACCGCCGTCGGCACGTTCAGCGCGGCCAGCGGCGCGCGCACCACGGCGTTGGGCTACGGAGCCGAAGCCAGTGGCGATTACGCCTCCGCACTGGGCTGGGGCAGCGCCGCCTCGGGCAGCTACGCCAATGCGATCGGCTACGCATCACAGGCCAGCGGCGACAACAGTGTGGCTGCCGGTTCCAACGCCTGGGCAACCGCGGCACGCACCACGGCGGTCGGGCAGCTGGCCTGGGCGACCTCGCAGGGGTCCACCGCCATCGGCCAGGACAGCTATGCCTACAGCGGCATCAATGCCACCGCACTGGGCACCAGTTCGTCGGCCAGTGGTGCCGGCAGCGTCGCGCTCGGCGCCGGTGCCCGCACCAGCGAGGCAAATGTGGTCTCGGTCGGCGGCGGTAACGGCACCACCGGCCCGGCGACGCGGCGCATCACCAATGTCGGGGATGCGGTCAATGCCAGTGACGCGGTGACCAAGTCGCAGCTGGATTCGGTCGCTACCACGGCCGATGCGGTCGGCAAGCACTTCCAGGCCAGCGGCAGCGGCGTGGCCACGGCCAGCGGCAGTGATGCACTCGCCGCCGGTTCCGGCGCCACGGCCAGCGCAACACGCAGCAGTGCACTGGGTACCGCAGCGGTCGCCTCGGCCACCGGTGCCACGGCCGTCGGTGCCGATGCCTCGGCACGCGGTGCCAACAGCACCGTGATTGGTCGCCAGGCCTCGACCAATGCGACCAACGGCGTGGCGATCGGCAACGGTGCGTTCGCCAGCAACGGGGCCAACAGCATCGCGATCGGGTCGGCGGCAGGCGTCTCCGGTGCCAACGCGGTGGCATTGGGCGCCGGCTCGCGCGCGGTCGAAGCCAATGTGGTCTCGGTCGGTGGCGGCAACGGCACCGATGGCCCGGCGACACGCCGCATCGTCAATGTGGGTGCCGGTCGCATCGCGGCGGGCAGCACCGATGCGGTGACCGGCGGCCAGCTCAACACCACCAACCAGCGCGTGGGTGCGGTGGAAACCCAGGTCGGTGATATCGACACCCGGATCGGCTCGGTCGAGAACGTCACCGCCAATGCGCTGACCTACGACGACAGCAGCCGCGACACGCTCACCCTCTCGGGTCTGCAGGGCACCACGCTGGACAACGTCGGCAGCGGTTCGATCGCATCCGGCAGCCGCCAGGCGATCAACGGCGGGCAGTTGTTCCAGTCGCTCACCGATGTCGCCACCTTCCTCGGCGGCGGGGCCAGTGTCGGCATGCAGGGCGTGTTCGTTGCGCCGAACTATGTGATCCAGGGCGCGACGTACAGCAATGTCGGCGATGCACTGGGTGCGCTGGACCGCAAGGTCAGCGACCTCGATCAGCGTGTCGCCGGTGGCAGCAGTGGCAGTGCACGTGCACGGACTGCCTCGCTGGCGACTGCCAGCGTCGCAGCGGACACCAGCGCTGTGCAGGAGGCCAGCGTCATCAGCGCTGCCAGCGAAACCGTCGTCGCCAACGTGCAAGGCGCGCCGACCGCTGCAAGTGTCGGCAGCAGTCAGCCAATCAACGCGCCGGCGGCCGCACCTGCCGCCGTCAACGCGGTGGCGATGGGTGACGGTGCCGTCGCAAGCGGGGCCTCGGCCACGGCCATCGGCCAGGGCGCGACCGCCTCGGCGGCCAACTCGGTGGCGCTGGGCCAGGGCTCGGTCGCCGATCGTGCCGACACCGTCTCGGTCGGCAGCGTCGGCAACGAGCGACAGGTCGCCAACGTCGCGGCCGGTACGCAGGCCACGGATGCGGTCAACAAAGGCCAGCTGGATGGCGGCATCGCGACCGCCAACAGCTACACCGACCAGCGCTTCACCTCGATGGCCGACAGCTTCGACATCTACAAGGGCGAGATCGACCAGCGCCTGCGTCACCAGGACCGCCGCATCGATCGCCAGGGCGCGATGAGCGCGGCCATGCTCAACATGGCCACCAGCGCCGCCGGCGTGCGCACCCAGAACCGCGTCGGTGTCGGCGTCGGTTTCCAGGGCGGTGAATCGGCCCTGTCGCTGGGCTACCAGCGTGCGCTCAGCGAGCGCGCCACGGTGACCCTGGGCGGTGCCTTCAGCAGTGATGACAGCTCGGTCGGCGTGGGTGCCGGCTTTGGCTGGTAA